Proteins encoded by one window of Arachis ipaensis cultivar K30076 chromosome B04, Araip1.1, whole genome shotgun sequence:
- the LOC107638081 gene encoding 1-aminocyclopropane-1-carboxylate synthase 1, with the protein MQGVANFMSKARGGRVKYDPERILMSGGATGANELIMFCLADPADAFMVPTPYYPAFVRDLGWRTGVQLIPVHCDSSNNFKITREALEEAYREAKQNNINVKGLIITNPSNPLGTTLDKETLKSLVRFINEKNIHLVCDEIYAATAFTTPRFVSISEVMLEMECKKELIHIIYSLSKDMGLPGFRVGIVYSYNDDVVSCGRKMSSFGLVSSQTQHFLASLLSDEDFIDRYLEISKRRLAKRHSFFTKGLETVNIACLPSNSGLFCWMNLRRLLKEKTFEGEMKLWRVIINEVKLNVSPGSSFNCSEPGWFRVCFANMDDETVEVALKRIRAFAGRETNNGKRVELKRWKSINTNKLRLSFNSRRFDENVMSPHHMMSPHSPMPHSPLVRAT; encoded by the exons atgcaGGGTGTGGCAAATTTCATGTCAAAAGCGAGGGGTGGTAGGGTCAAATATGATCCTGAGCGTATATTGATGAGTGGAGGAGCAACAGGTGCAAATGAATTAATAATGTTTTGTTTGGCTGATCCTGCTGATGCTTTCATGGTTCCCACTCCTTATTATCCAGC ATTCGTGCGTGATCTTGGTTGGAGAACTGGTGTGCAACTTATTCCTGTTCATTGTGATAGTTCTAACAACTTCAAGATAACAAGAGAAGCCCTTGAAGAAGCTTATCGTGAAGCAAAACAAAACAACATCAATGTGAAGGGTTTGATCATAACAAATCCTTCAAACCCTTTGGGAACCACATTGGACAAAGAAACCCTCAAAAGCCTTGTGAGGTTCATCAATGAGAAGAACATTCACTTGGTTTGTGATGAAATCTATGCCGCCACCGCTTTTACCACTCCAAGATTTGTGAGTATCTCTGAAGTCATGCTAGAAATGGAGTGCAAGAAAGAACTCATTCACATAATCTATAGTTTATCAAAGGATATGGGGTTACCCGGTTTTAGGGTTGGTATTGTTTATTCCTACAATGATGATGTTGTGAGTTGCGGCCGCAAAATGTCGAGTTTCGGATTAGTCTCTTCTCAAACTCAACATTTTCTAGCATCGTTGCTTTCTGACGAGGATTTTATCGATAGATATTTAGAAATTAGCAAAAGGAGACTCGCTAAGCGTCATAGTTTCTTCACGAAAGGGCTCGAAACGGTTAACATTGCTTGCTTGCCAAGCAATTCAGGACTATTTTGTTGGATGAACTTGAGGAGGCTATTGAAGGAGAAAACTTTTGAAGGTGAAATGAAGCTTTGGCGTGTGATCATCAATGAGGTGAAGCTCAATGTTTCACCGGGGTCAAGTTTCAATTGTTCCGAGCCTGGTTGGTTTAGGGTTTGCTTTGCTAACATGGATGATGAGACTGTGGAGGTTGCATTGAAAAGGATTAGGGCTTTTGCTGGGAGAGAAACTAATAATGGGAAAAGGGTTGAACTGAAACGTTGGAAAAGCATTAATACTAATAAGTTAAGGCTAAGCTTCAACTCTAGAAGGTTTGATGAGAATGTTATGTCACCTCATCACATGATGTCTCCTCATTCACCAATGCCTCACTCACCCCTTGTTCGTGCCACTTAA